The Caenorhabditis elegans chromosome II genome has a segment encoding these proteins:
- the ZK355.2 gene encoding DUF1084 domain-containing protein (Confirmed by transcript evidence): MYVSTPPQLLQEVPSTSSFLDWILSPAYENETADHNSTDVLCANCIGNRNLIACIRSSVIAVLGICTAAMCMARIAKLHTTSQSHLMLFLYYILAVHCFAGSFEWLIGWNTQLALFLSYTKAISLLIVCYFYLDIASSMMHWSSTAGKRLCFVALFLLFSYFTAFLVMGYVLASIEPRLDCRAPYWIWFSTGQFIIVQMTLVSFCMILRRMNRISAPVQMRAAQRRDVFVLMWAFETATFCDLAYHVGMFMLADEHAANSCSAIFYHDQLRYTALKAPYDFINFIMPVWAILYVFRSKTKLRSDSDEDSAESSTASSTWSSNHSRNNVRIADVITVRNWRRRYRPLTQPSASERPVLHSQWRQNRAMTSAAAAAHPIPNMLSPPPSAAPAAPRLRSVSSAPMIRRISVSHSIVSSPLYSIPEEYQRTRAHHR; this comes from the exons ATGTACGTCTCTACGCCTCCCCAGCTTCTCCAAGAAGTCCCATCCACCTCATCATTTTTGGACTGGATTT TGTCGCCGGCGTACGAGAATGAGACCGCCGACCACAATTCGACAGACGTGCTCTGCGCAAATTGCATCGGGAATCGCAATTTGATTG CCTGTATTCGGTCGAGCGTTATCGCGGTTCTTGGGATCTGTACGGCGGCAATGTGTATGGCACGGATCGCCAAGCTTCACACCACTTCACAATCTCATCTGATGCTTTTTCTCTATTATATCCTAGCGGTTCACTGCTTTGCGGG ATCCTTCGAATGGCTCATCGGATGGAACACCCAACTGGCGCTGTTCCTCTCCTACACCAAAGCCATATCACTTCTGATCGTCTGTTACTTCTACCTCGACATTGCCTCATCCATGATGCACTGGAGCTCGACGGCTGGGAAGCGGCTCTGCTTTGTCGCCCTGTTTCTGCTCTTCTCGTATTTTACGGCTTTCCTGGTGATGGGATATGTTCTCGCGTCCATTGAGCCCAGGCTGGATTGTAGAG CCCCTTACTGGATCTGGTTCTCCACCGGCCAATTCATCATCGTCCAAATGACGCTCGTCTCATTCTGTATGATCCTCCGCCGAATGAATCGAATCTCGGCGCCTGTCCAAATGCGAGCCGCCCAACGTCGGGACGTCTTTGTCCTGATGTGGGCATTCGAGACGGCGACTTTCTGCGATCTAGCTTATCACGTCGGGATGTTCATGTTGGCCGATGAGCACGCCGCGAATAGTTGCTCCGCGATCTTT TACCACGATCAACTGCGCTACACCGCACTCAAGGCTCCGTACGACTTTATCAACTTTATCATGCCAGTCTGGGCGATCCTGTATGTGTTCCGATCGAAGACCAAGCTGAGATCGGATAGTGATGAGGATTCGGCAGAGTCATCAACCGCCTCCTCCACCTGGTCCTCCAACCACTCCCGAAACAACGTCCGAATCGCCGACGTGATAACCGTCCGTAACTGGCGCCGCCGCTACCGCCCACTCACCCAGCCTTCCGCCTCAGAACGTCCCGTCCTTCACTCCCAATGGCGTCAGAATCGAGCAATGACTTCTGCAGCTGCAGCGGCACATCCCATCCCAAACATGCTCTCCCCACCACCATCTGCTGCTCCAGCGGCACCCCGACTCCGAAGTGTGTCATCAGCCCCTATGATCCGCCGGATCAGTGTCTCACACTCCATTGTGAGCTCCCCGCTGTACAGTATACCAGAGGAGTATCAG AGAACTCGGGCCCACCACAGATGA
- the irld-66 gene encoding Receptor L-domain domain-containing protein (Partially confirmed by transcript evidence) yields the protein MRFLSCLVSLVLADFNSNLEKLSLTHKCDPLCTFNHSEVTSSTAQYFPTTCDTVCGILTFNSDTDLSHSELVTLFKNMRTFSGGITFENTGFQNLSIFWVHDVDSITFNCKTFGMSVLNNSELTSVRIIDYFLLETDRLSKECAFRVENNEKLNASSVCQSWFLQGMYSLKVSGNRRDCGCRGDKIALDTMPEFQNCTTVTGLNLTNISTTDLPSFANVREIRSYIDIQQMHLQNLSFLKKLRVVRAKNFMYENVIVNVRNNPEMTRLAVPSLNNFAIDGFGPVIMNLENLHPDFCLTFGELKLFMEELVYFTNIQAKYCGIDTFFEENEFCEFLNMSSLEPFCLFIYGKVVLEAGDEEFVWKLKKMTHLFGSLVVRNTQLEDLGFLGKLKFIGNLDSDALTVQIVGNHRLTFAYIPWLENIITSGNRIIIVDNNSLLKTEKFSLFAANFQTKLIFKGDAFGKIS from the exons ATGCGTTTTCTCTCCTGTTTGGTGTCACTTGTTCTAGCggattttaattcaaatttggaaaaattatcgtTGACTCATAAGTGTG ATCCTCTATGCACCTTTAATCATTCTGAAGTCACATCTTCTACTGCTCAATACTTCCCAACAACCTGCGATACAGTATGCGGGATTCTTACGTTTAATTCTGACACGGATCTATCACATTCTGAATTAGttactttattcaaaaatatgagaaCTTTCTCCGGCGGGATCACATTTGAGAAcacaggttttcaaaatttatcgattttttgggtgCATGACGTAGACTCAATAACATTCAACTGTAAAACTT TCGGTATGTCGGTTCTCAACAATTCGGAGCTCACAAGTGTCAGAATCATTGACTACTTTCTACTGGAAACTGACCGGCTCAGCAAAGAATGTGCATTTCGAgttgaaaataatgagaagCTGAATGCAAGTTCAGTGTGTCAATCCTGGTTTTTACAGGGCATGTATTCACTAAAAGTCTCGGGGAATCGCAGGGATTGTG GTTGCCGTGGTGATAAGATAGCACTCGACACCATGCCCGAGTTCCAAAATTGTACAACTGTGACAGGCTTGAACCTGACCAATATCTCAACTACAGATCTACCGAGTTTCGCAAACGTTCGAGAAATAAGAAGCTACATTGATATTCAGCAGATGCACCTTCagaatttgtcatttttgaaaaagttgagagTTGTTCGAGCGAAAAATTTCATGTACGAAAATGTCATAGTCAATGTTAGAAATAATCCAGAAATGACAAGGCTTGCTGTTCCATCTTTGAAT aacttTGCTATTGATGGCTTTGGGCCAGTGATCATGAACCTGGAAAATCTTCACCCGGATTTCTGTCTAACCTTCGGAGAATTGAAGCTTTTCATGGAAGAGCTCGTTTATTTCACAAATATTCAAGCGAAATACTGCGGAATAGatacattttttgaggaaaatgaattttgtgaatttttaaatatgagcTCACTTGAGCCATTTTGTCTGTTTATCTACGGAAAAGTCGTTTTGGAAGCTGGAGATGAGGAATTCGtgtggaaactgaaaaaaatgacacaTTTATTCGGGTCTCTGGTGGTTCGGAATACCCAATTGGAAGACTTGGGATTTTTGGGaaagctgaaatttattgGGAACTTGGACAGTGATGCCCTTACTGTTCAAATTGTGGGGAACCATAGGCTGACGTTTGCCTATATTCCTTGGTTGGAG aacatcatAACCAGCGGCAATCGTATCATAATTGTGGACAATAATTCcttattaaaaactgaaaagttttctttaTTTGCCGCCAACTTTCAGACAAAACTTATATTCAAAGGAGACGCTTTTGGTAAAATCTCATGA
- the ZK355.2 gene encoding G protein-coupled receptor (Confirmed by transcript evidence), which yields MYVSTPPQLLQEVPSTSSFLDWIYEYFLESIFSVSPAYENETADHNSTDVLCANCIGNRNLIACIRSSVIAVLGICTAAMCMARIAKLHTTSQSHLMLFLYYILAVHCFAGSFEWLIGWNTQLALFLSYTKAISLLIVCYFYLDIASSMMHWSSTAGKRLCFVALFLLFSYFTAFLVMGYVLASIEPRLDCRAPYWIWFSTGQFIIVQMTLVSFCMILRRMNRISAPVQMRAAQRRDVFVLMWAFETATFCDLAYHVGMFMLADEHAANSCSAIFYHDQLRYTALKAPYDFINFIMPVWAILYVFRSKTKLRSDSDEDSAESSTASSTWSSNHSRNNVRIADVITVRNWRRRYRPLTQPSASERPVLHSQWRQNRAMTSAAAAAHPIPNMLSPPPSAAPAAPRLRSVSSAPMIRRISVSHSIVSSPLYSIPEEYQRTRAHHR from the exons ATGTACGTCTCTACGCCTCCCCAGCTTCTCCAAGAAGTCCCATCCACCTCATCATTTTTGGACTGGATTT ACGAATATTTCCTGGAATCCATATTTTCAGTGTCGCCGGCGTACGAGAATGAGACCGCCGACCACAATTCGACAGACGTGCTCTGCGCAAATTGCATCGGGAATCGCAATTTGATTG CCTGTATTCGGTCGAGCGTTATCGCGGTTCTTGGGATCTGTACGGCGGCAATGTGTATGGCACGGATCGCCAAGCTTCACACCACTTCACAATCTCATCTGATGCTTTTTCTCTATTATATCCTAGCGGTTCACTGCTTTGCGGG ATCCTTCGAATGGCTCATCGGATGGAACACCCAACTGGCGCTGTTCCTCTCCTACACCAAAGCCATATCACTTCTGATCGTCTGTTACTTCTACCTCGACATTGCCTCATCCATGATGCACTGGAGCTCGACGGCTGGGAAGCGGCTCTGCTTTGTCGCCCTGTTTCTGCTCTTCTCGTATTTTACGGCTTTCCTGGTGATGGGATATGTTCTCGCGTCCATTGAGCCCAGGCTGGATTGTAGAG CCCCTTACTGGATCTGGTTCTCCACCGGCCAATTCATCATCGTCCAAATGACGCTCGTCTCATTCTGTATGATCCTCCGCCGAATGAATCGAATCTCGGCGCCTGTCCAAATGCGAGCCGCCCAACGTCGGGACGTCTTTGTCCTGATGTGGGCATTCGAGACGGCGACTTTCTGCGATCTAGCTTATCACGTCGGGATGTTCATGTTGGCCGATGAGCACGCCGCGAATAGTTGCTCCGCGATCTTT TACCACGATCAACTGCGCTACACCGCACTCAAGGCTCCGTACGACTTTATCAACTTTATCATGCCAGTCTGGGCGATCCTGTATGTGTTCCGATCGAAGACCAAGCTGAGATCGGATAGTGATGAGGATTCGGCAGAGTCATCAACCGCCTCCTCCACCTGGTCCTCCAACCACTCCCGAAACAACGTCCGAATCGCCGACGTGATAACCGTCCGTAACTGGCGCCGCCGCTACCGCCCACTCACCCAGCCTTCCGCCTCAGAACGTCCCGTCCTTCACTCCCAATGGCGTCAGAATCGAGCAATGACTTCTGCAGCTGCAGCGGCACATCCCATCCCAAACATGCTCTCCCCACCACCATCTGCTGCTCCAGCGGCACCCCGACTCCGAAGTGTGTCATCAGCCCCTATGATCCGCCGGATCAGTGTCTCACACTCCATTGTGAGCTCCCCGCTGTACAGTATACCAGAGGAGTATCAG AGAACTCGGGCCCACCACAGATGA
- the ZK355.8 gene encoding Lipoprotein (Confirmed by transcript evidence) — MDPQGSKNAINQVSRSVEKQVYNPPATNGWKQIEVKNEVHNIQRPNGAVQEKRIQNVVYKK; from the exons ATGGACCCCCAAGGCTCGAAAAACGCAATTAATCAAGTTTCGCGCTCCGTTGAGAAGCAGGTCTATAACCCTC CAGCAACCAACGGCTGGAAGCAAATTGAAGTCAAAAACGAAGTGCACAATATTCAACGCCCGAATGGTGCAGTCCAGGAGAAAAGAATTCAAAATGTGGTGTACAagaagtaa
- the irld-63 gene encoding Receptor L-domain domain-containing protein (Predicted), which produces MQFVFSILSFISLVLADYDVNIERLMGTFACRPECTFNHTEITSTTARFFPRSCFRVCGVLVINENTDLTFDQLKKLFNRMTAFYGGLQFKNTQFTNFSMFSVDAGSNVFDFSCKAYGLTVVNNSQLTTLDFLDTMFLVLDERTEECPFLFENNEKLDLTKTCRREDIKDSFKLKTSGNLVDCGCRGDLLTSDTLFDLQNCTILTNLNMTNITDNYADLHHLSSVRRLRGDIEIRNTNFKNLAFLNSVRKFETKNGMKHEKPAVNIQDNPQMTRFGISTKAVSLEDLLEGPFIINLENLHPDFCLTFEEFLFFLYNNISFKNLDATYCDNETQIYGEPICEFKTMRDLKYGCSYIIGNVMIGPGDEEFVYKLKELEVLFGSLTIRNTTLKNANFLFYLSFIVHLEEDHVMQIMLNQNLEDLYFPYLQNIITKHTSRTAVVHKNPKLVAKKRFIYPISYQTNLALLGDFFESSTTRSYATTCVIFILLLKINF; this is translated from the exons ATGCAGTTTGTTTTTTCGATTCTCTCGTTTATTTCACTGGTTTTGGCTGACTATGACGTGAATATTGAGAGGCTGATGGGAACGTTTGCGTGTC GACCCGAGTGCACATTCAACCACACTGAGATCACCTCAACAACCGCCCGATTCTTCCCCCGATCGTGCTTCAGAGTCTGTGGAGTATTGGTGATCAACGAGAACACCGATCTGACCTTCGATCAACTCAAAAAGCTGTTCAACAGAATGACAGCATTTTACGGAGGGCTTCAATTTAAGAATACGCAATTCACAAATTTCTCCATGTTCTCCGTTGATGCCGGATCAAATGTTTTCGACTTTTCGTGCAAAGCCT aCGGTCTAACGGTAGTCAATAATTCACAGCTAACAACCTTGGATTTTCTGGATACAATGTTTCTTGTCTTAGACGAGAGAACAGAAGAATGCCCGTTTTTATTTGAGAATAATGAGAAGTTGGATCTGACGAAAACTTGTAGAAGGGAGGATATCAAAGATTCGTTCAAGTTGAAGACCAGTGGAAATCTTGTGGATTGTG ggtGCCGCGGGGACCTTCTCACTTCTGATACGctttttgatcttcaaaacTGCACAATTTTGACCAATCTGAATATGACTAATATCACTGATAACTACGCCGATTTGCATCATTTGTCAAGTGTCAGAAGGCTACGAGGAGACATTGAGATTCGAAatactaatttcaaaaatttggcgtTTTTGAATAGTGTGAGAAAGTTCGAGACAAAAAATGGCATGAAACATGAGAAGCCGGCCGTTAACATACAAGATAACCCGCAAATGACAAGGTTCGGGATTTCTACAAAAGCGGTGAGTTTGGAGGATCTTCTGGAAGGCCCATTCATTATTAACTTGGAAAACTTGCACCCAGACTTTTGTCTGACTTTTGAGGAATTTCTATTCTTTTTGTACAACAATATATCCTTCAAAAACCTTGACGCAACCTATTGCGATAACGAGACCCAAATCTATGGGGAACCGATTTGTGAATTCAAAACCATGAGGGATCTGAAATATGGATGCAGTTATATTATTGGAAATGTGATGATTGGTCCGGGCGATGAAGAATTCGTATATAAATTGAAGGAACTTGAAGTTTTATTCGGGAGCTTGACGATACGAAATACtacactgaaaaatgcaaactttctattttatttgagTTTCATTGTGCATTTGGAAGAAGATCATGTGATGCAAATTATGTTAAATCAGAATTTAGAAGATTTGTATTTTCCTTATTTGCAG AATATTATTACAAAACACACTTCCCGGACTGCAGTAGttcacaaaaatccaaaactcgTTGCTAAAAAACGATTTATATATCCGATCAGTTATCAAACTAATTTAGCGCTTCTTGGTGACTTTTTCg aaagctCAACAACAAGGTCGTATGCTACAACTTGTgtgatttttatattattattgaaaataaacttttag
- the irld-67 gene encoding Receptor L-domain domain-containing protein (Predicted), giving the protein MVYLSKSKVQNIHARYCESLNESRPIYPIYFFNLCYYEKLSTLADDCDAIFGDVVVDVNDGRYLYKFFGVGNIFGSLKIQYTKIEGLDFLLGLDFVGSLDASQTPVLIRSNNYLKQAFLLLNNIISANNDQLVMYDNPSLFLNNQQCLMYQIDFDIKMDYRDCRPYIYDN; this is encoded by the exons ATGGTGTATCTCTCCAAGAGCAAAGTTCAAAACATTCATGCAAGATACTGTGAGAGCCTAAATGAATCACGGCCGATCTACCCGATTTATTTCTTTAACCTGTGCTATTACGAGAAGCTGAGCACACTGGCCGACGATTGTGATGCGATTTTTGGAGACGTCGTGGTCGATGTGAATGATGGACGGTACTTGTACAAGTTTTTTGGcgttggaaacatttttggatcGCTTAAAATACAGTATACGAAAATTGAGGGATTGGACTTTTTGCTTGGTTTGGACTTTGTTGGATCGTTGGATGCTTCCCAGACTCCCGTCCTGATTCGTTCGAATAATTATCTGAAGCAGGCTTTTTTACTACTAAAT AACATTATCTCAGCGAACAACGATCAACTAGTCATGTATGACAATCCCTCCCTCTTCCTGAATAACCAACAGTGCCTGATGTATCAAATCgattttgatatcaaaatgGATTACCGGGATTGTA gaccCTACATCTACGACAACTAA
- the irld-65 gene encoding Receptor L-domain domain-containing protein (Partially confirmed by transcript evidence), translating to MTFVVLTLCFMNFQLISTDFYMDIQEIMSVEKKCKPNCLFNHTEISSKTIDFFPRNCSKICGILVINSNTDLSENDLEDLFENVNGIYGGVKMENSSLTNISFLKSYPNNFNISCTVYGVSIINNSQLINLDAVKEFFFSIPFDECSFQVKNNPKLDANDLCEFGGVRDMVTLQVSGNLRDCGCRGDFITTDNILEYQNCTVLNGGLRLSNFSSSENLMALSKVKQIKGDVEIQWNNITGLFFLKSLTTILSTNGRGRKKVIVNIHDNYEMKRLGFEKINLFWDLYGGKFFINLQNLHPDFCLTIQEMMNFLAYVKFTNIQAKYCSQNLAKKIPYLTKPCAFSKLSSSEENCTALVGNVVVDANDGRYLYKLFKIKYIFGTLKIQYSKSDGLYFLTDLNYIGNLDASIPAVLIRSNNYLIKPNLPVIMNIISSSGQQAVIYDNQLLPTDYERCSLMSIGYDAEGYDIELDNQDCGKLSNGIFTGKYIVSLLFFLVALE from the exons ATGACTTTCGTTGTCTTAACGCTATGTTTCATgaatttccaattaatttCAACAGATTTCTACATGGATATTCAAGAAATCATGAGCGTTGAGAAAAAGTGCa AGCCCAATTGCCTATTTAACCACACGGAGATTAGctccaaaactattgattttttcccgagaaattgttcgaaaatcTGTGGAATTTTGGTGATCAATTCCAACActgatttgtctgaaaatgatcTGGaagatttatttgaaaatgttaatggAATCTATGGAGgtgtaaaaatggaaaattcgtCTTTGACAAATATCTCATTCTTGAAGTCTTAcccaaataattttaatataagTTGTACtgttt atGGCGTGTCTATCATCAATAATTCCCAGTTAATCAACCTAGATGCAGTAAAAGagtttttcttctcaattccTTTCGATGAGTGTagttttcaagtcaaaaataatccaaaacTAGACGCTAATGATCTATGTGAATTTGGAGGAGTCCGCGATATGGTCACGCTTCAAGTTTCCGGGAATTTGAGGGATTGTGGATGCCGTGGAGACTTTATCACTACTGATAACATTTTGGAATATCAGAACTGCACGGTTTTAAACGGAGGACTCCgtttatccaatttttcatcttcCGAGAACTTGATGGCTTTATCGAAGGTTAAACAAATCAAAGGAGATGTTGAAATTCAGTGGAATAATATAACGggtctcttttttttgaaaagtttaacaaCTATTTTGTCAACGAACGGGAGAGGCAGGAAAAAAGTGATTGTGAATATTCATGATAATTATGAGATGAAACGTCTtggttttgagaaaattaat ctcttctGGGACTTATATGGTggcaaatttttcatcaacCTGCAAAATTTGCACCCCGACTTCTGTCTAACCATTCAAGAAATGATGAATTTTCTTGCATACGTAAAATTCACGAATATACAAGCCAAATATTGCTCACAGAATCTAGCCAAAAAAATCCCATATCTCACTAAACCTTGTGCATTTTCCAAGTTGAGCTCTTCAGAGGAAAACTGTACAGCACTAGTGGGAAATGTGGTGGTCGACGCCAACGATGGTAGATATCTctacaaactttttaaaatcaaatatatatttggCACGTTGAAAATTCAGTACTCTAAATCGGATGGGTTGTACTTTTTGACAGATCTTAACTATATTGGGAACTTGGATG CTTCTATTCCGGCGGTTCTTATCAGATCAAATAACTATTTAATCAAGCCTAACCTTCCAGTGATAATG AATATTATCTCATCTAGTGGCCAGCAAGCTGTAATTTATGATAATCAACTTTTACCTACTGATTATGAACGATGTTCTCTAATGAGTATAGGTTATGATGCTGAAGGTTATGATATTGAACTTGATAATCAAGATTGTG GGAAACTGAGCAATGGCATATTCACAGgaaaatatattgtttcaCTACTTTTCTTTTTAGTTGCTCTTGAATAA
- the ZK355.3 gene encoding DUF2547 family protein (Partially confirmed by transcript evidence) translates to MSTPLPFYIRLLPPLPGTRPAPKLINFPVLLIVKLNQICQKQKYLRTKTIFIDNLIRSSLKKELWMFLVLSVSLTYLPSPSQPAAQISAQPKPGPDFQAFWSCPYTNYFFLFQVMDSQGSKSSNNQVATFADHQVQAHCDSSSVRQVEVKITHETATYKSGLQKEKETHSVTVKKK, encoded by the exons ATGAGCACACCCTTACCGTTTTATATACGCCTCTTGCCTCCTTTGCCTGGCACAAGACCAGCACCGAAGCTTATCAACTTTCCGGTCTTGCTCATCGTAAAACTGAaccaaatttgtcaaaaacaaaaatatttgcgtacaaaaacaatttttattgataaccTGATAAGATCCTCTTTAAAAAAGGAACTGTGGATGTTTTTAGTACTTTCCGTTTCACTTACTTACTTACCTAGTCCTTCTCAGCCTGCGGCCCAGATTTCGGCCCAACCCAAGCCCGGCCCAGACTTCCAAGCTTTTTGGTCTTGCCCTTACACTAACTActtctttttgtttcaggtCATGGACTCCCAAGGCTCAAAATCCTCGAATAATCAAGTGGCGACTTTCGCGGACCATCAGGTTCAAGCTC attgtgaTAGCAGCAGCGTTCGCCAAGTTGAAGTCAAGATCACACATGAAACGGCTACCTATAAAAGTGGCCTTCAGAAGGAAAAGGAGACCCATTCAGTGACTGTGAAGAAGAAGtga
- the irld-64 gene encoding Receptor L-domain domain-containing protein (Predicted): MKFGGLLMLSLVFADFQEDLNTISVTYSCGKGLLKPKTYHRISDPYCTFNHSEVTSKTIKFFPQQCEEVCGLLVFNSNTDLSEDELKIPFKNMIILCGGLRIENSTLGSLSFFNISMHMYFYCETYGLSITNNSLLTNIGALEDFLFFGDDQNNNECAFHVTDNPKLDATHLCAQGAVADMFDMIVTGNFNDCECNGGLITAENLHTYRKCKTLIGGLLLINFTFTEDLSALTNVVQIRGDVEIGFTDFENLTFLKNVKVIVSRNGRLGDKVVVNIHDNYEMTRLGFNERLQLFNEIDPGATILNLENLHPDFCLTFDNLWQFTWDRVELISLPANYCTKDVGNIRDWARVCIFYTLEKLPTNCYGIIGDVEVDVNSGTHLYKLFGVVFIFGSLKIQYMKAEGLDFLYKLAYVIAPDAARPAILIRSNKYLKNAILASLEHAISTSSTPVALYDNPLLFQNNYECLMFRITYLTNVQVDNRQCGR, translated from the exons ATGAAGTTTGGTGGGCTTTTAATGTTATCGCTGGTTTTTGCTGATTTCCAAGAAGATTTGAATACAATCTCGGTGACTTATAGTTGTGGTAAGGGCCTCCTGAAGCCTAAAACGTACCACAGAATTTCAGACCCATACTGCACGTTTAATCACTCGGAAGTTACAtcgaaaactataaaattctTTCCGCAGCAGTGTGAAGAAGTCTGTGGTTTGCTGGTTTTCAACTCAAATACTGATCTATCGGAggatgaattgaaaattcccttCAAAAATATGATCATACTGTGCGGAGGTTTGAGAATCGAAAATTCGACGTTGGGGAGTTTAtcgtttttcaatatttccatgCATATGTACTTTTATTGCGAAACCT ACGGCCTCTCCATCACAAACAACTCGTTACTAACGAATATAGGAGCTCTCGAagattttctcttttttggaGATGATCAGAATAACAATGAATGTGCGTTCCACGTGACCGATAACCCAAAATTGGATGCAACACATCTTTGTGCTCAAGGTGCTGTGGCAGACATGTTTGATATGATTGttactggaaatttcaacGATTGCG AATGCAACGGTGGCCTTATCACTGCCGAAAACCTACATACCTATCGAAAATGCAAGACGCTGATTGGCGGACTTCTGCTAATAAACTTCACGTTTACTGAGGATTTAAGTGCTCTAACGAATGTCGTTCAAATAAGAGGCGATGTTGAGATTGGGTTCACTGATTTCGAAAACTtgacgtttttgaaaaatgtgaaagttaTTGTGTCGAGAAATGGCAGGTTGGGGGACAAAGTAGTGGTTAACATTCACGATAACTATGAGATGACACGATTGGGGTTTAATGAAAGATTG CAGCTCTTCAACGAGATAGACCCCGGCGCAACGATCCTGAACCTCGAGAACCTGCATCCCGATTTTTGCCTAACCTTCGACAATCTGTGGCAATTTACGTGGGATCGCGTGGAACTCATCAGCCTTCCCGCCAACTACTGCACAAAAGATGTGGGAAACATCCGAGATTGGGCACGAGTCTGTATATTCTACACGTTGGAAAAACTGCCCACCAATTGTTATGGAATCATTGGCGATGTGGAGGTCGACGTCAACTCGGGAACTCATTTATACAAGCTTTTTGGTgtggttttcatttttggatcgctgaaaattcagtACATGAAAGCGGAAGGTTTGGACTTTTTGTACAAGTTAGCTTATGTGATCGCACCGGATGCGGCTCGGCCAGCGATTTTGATCCGTTCGAATAAATATCTGAAGAACGCAATTTTGGCAAGTTTAGAG CACGCCATCTCCACTTCCAGCACACCAGTTGCCCTTTACGATAACCCATTGTTATTCCAAAACAACTATGAATGTCTGATGTTCCGTATAACCTACCTGACAAATGTACAAGTTGACAATCGACAATGTGGTAGGTAG